GAGGCGTTCTTGCTACCCCTTGTCTTACCTCACCCCCGTCCCCTCTCCTACGAGGAGAGGGGCGTTCCCCCTTCCCTGCGAGGGAAGGAGGCAAGGGGGTTAGGTAATCTATCCATTCAACTACCAATTTCGAACACCCTCAGCTTTTTCTGCGATTAGGAGTTACGCAGCTGCGATGAACACCTGGCGGGTCATGCTTTTTCAGCGACTGCAGAGACAATTTTATGTCATGCTGAGCGCAAGCGAAGCATCTCAGCCTGTTGAAAGAGATTCTTCGCTTCGCTCAGAATGACAGAATGTGTCGCTTTACATCACAAGCTCCCGAATACCCGTTCAACTGCGTAACTCCTATCGATTCTGCCGCCGGATGCCCTGGTTGAGCAAGAGCGTGGGAGGTTGCCGGTCTCACCGCCCTTTGGGTGTTCGATAGACGCCTGCTTGGAAGACGAAGCTCCTGCCGAGCCGAAAGACACCTGCCTGCCCACGGGGGTTCGGTACGAGACGGTTCGCCCTGCTCCGAAAGCGCAGGCCGGAGCCTGCGGCTACATTCTGTGTATTTTCGAACACCGCCTACGACCCTTGCCAAAAGCCCTGTTTCATGATATAAATACACAGGGCACCTTTGGTTCGCTCCGCGCAAGTGTGGAAGTCTACTTTGGGGGAACACCATGACCAAGTACATCTTCGTGACCGGCGGCGTGGTCTCTTCCATCGGCAAGGGCATCACCGTCGCCAGCCTCGGTCGGTTGCTCCGCAGTCGCGGCTTCAAAGTGGCGCCTCTCAAGTTTGACCCCTATATTAACGTGGATGCGGGCACGATGAACCCATACCAGCATGGAGAGGTTTTTGTCACCGACGACGGGGCGGAGACCGACCTGGACCTGGGGCATTATGAGCGTTTCATCGACGTAGACCTCACGCGCCATTCCAACGTCACCACCGGCAATATTTACAATGCAGTGATATCGAAAGAGCGCAGAGGCGATTATTTAGGCGCAACCGTACAGGTCATCCCCCATATCACCAATGAGATTCAGGACCGTATCGTGCTGGTGGGCAAAGAGCATAACGCCGATGTGGTCATTGCCGAAATCGGCGGCACGGTAGGCGATATCGAAGGGCTCCCCTTCCTCGAAGCCATCCGGCAGTTCAAGAAGCGGGCGGGCGCGGAGAACGTGATGTATATCCACGTCACGCTCATCCCGTTCGTGGGACCATGGGGTGAGGTGAAGACCAAACCCACACAGCACAGTGTCATCAAGCTGCGCGAAATCGGCATCCAGCCGGATATACTGGTGTGCCGTACCAAAGTGCCCATCTCCGACGAGATGAAGGAGAAAATCTCCCTCTTCTGCGATGTGGAAAAGGAAGCGGTCATCGAGGCGATGGACACCGAAAACATCTACGAGGTACCGCTTCGCCTTGAAGAGCTGGGTCTAGCGAACCTGGTGGTACGCCGACTCGGCTTGCCCGAACACTCGCCCGACCTCGAAGACTGGCGCAAGATGGTAGAGGTGATGCAGCGACCACGCTACAACCTGTACGTGGCGGTGGTGGGCAAGTATACCGGCAACGGAGACGCCTACATCTCCATCGCCGAAGCATTGAAGCATGCGGGTATCGCCAATAACGCTCGAGTCAACATCCGCTGGATCGATTCAGAAGGGCTGGAGAAGGCTCCTGATGTGGTACAGCATTTGAAGGGCTTCGACGGCATTATCGTGGCGGGCGGCTTCGGTGTGCGCGGGCTGGAAGGCAAAATCGCCGCCATTCGCTATGCCCGGGAGAACCGCATCCCGTTCCTTGGCCTGTGTTTGGGTTTGCAGATGGCGGTGGTGGAATTCGCCCGAAACGCCTGCGGTTTGTATGGCGCGCACTCCGAAGAGGCGGACCCCGACACGCCACATCCTGTGATTCACCTGTTACCGGAACAGAAAGAGGTGGCAGACAAAGGGGCAACGATGCGCCTGGGTGCATACCCGTGCCGTATCATGCAGCGCACTCGTGCGGCGAAGCTCTATCGCGACGCGGTGGTGTACGAGCGCCATCGCCACCGCTACGAGGTGAACAACGAGTACCGTGAGCGTCTGGCGGAATATGGCATGGTGTTTTCCGGGGTCTCACCCGACTACCGGCTGGTGGAGATTATCGAGCTGGAGGGGCATCCTTTCTTCATGGCGACGCAGTTTCATCCCGAGTTTCGTTCGCGCCCCAATCGTCCGCACCCGCTGTTCGTCGGGTTCATTAAAGCCGCCCTGGACAAAAGCGGACACCGACGCTGGGAAGGCGATGAAAGCGCAGCCGCTGCCATGCAGGTGCAGGTACAACCGGAACCCTGTGACGACGGACGTCCGCTCAAAGAGAACCTGCTGGAGCTGGAGGAAGCGTAGCTTTTGAACGTTTTCTGGGTGGTGATGTCGCTGTTTCTGGTGCTGTTCACCGGCTATCTGCTGAAGCGGCGCGGCATTCTGCAGGACACCGATACAAGTGTCATCAACCGTCTGATCATGGATTTTACTCTGCCCGCGTTCGTGTTCCACGCCCTTTACCAGCAAAGGGTCACGGCGGACATGGTGCACGCCGCGTGGCTTTTCGGCATGCTTCAGGTGCTGGTGATGGGGCTTTTGTGGTTGCCCGCACGTCTGCTCCGCTTTCCGCGCCCCGTCATCGGAACGTTTCTGCTCACTGCTGTGTACGGCAATACAGGATTTCTGGGTTATCCGGTGGTACAGGCGATTTTCGGCAAGACGGAAGGGGCAATGGCGGCGGCAGTGGTGTACGACCAGCTCAGTATGGCTCTGCCCGTCTATACTGTTGGCATCGCGGTCGCCATGCACTACGGTAGCAAGCACGACACCAGCTGGCGCGAAATGCTCCGTTTTTTCACCACCCCCACATTTGTCGTGCTGGTTGGCACACTGGTTGTCAACGCCCTTCGGGTGCCCGTGCCTTTGTTCATTTCTCATGCGGCGCAGCTGGTGGCAGGTGCGACAGTGCCGCTGGTGCTGTTATCGCTGGGGCTGATGCTGGAACCGGCGCACCTCCGGGCGAACCGCTACTACCTGCCGATGGTGCTTATTCTGCTGACAAAGATGGCGCTGTTCCCTTGGCTGATGTGGCTGGCAACGGGTTGGGTGGGGGTGCAGGGCATCGCCCGGCTGGTCGCGGTGACAGAATCCGCCATGCCCAGCGCCATGGTGAACGCAGTGATCACCGAGCGATACGGCTGTGACCACCAGCTGGCAACGCTGGTGATAGTGATAGGCACTCTGTTAACGATTGTGGTGCTGCCGGTGGTGGTGACTTTACTGGGAATGGGTTAGTGAGAGGTCGCACGGTTAGAACCGCCAGTGGTTCTGCGCATTAAAGGAAAACGTCCTTCTACGTCGAACCGCATAAGGCAATGAAACCCACCCTGCGCGACTACTTCGGAATCAGCCTGTTCTGGTTCGCGCTCTCTTTTTTCTGGGGCGCGGTGCTTATCCTGGTGCTCCCTGACCGCGTGGAGCAGCTGGTCGGCTCTCAGGAGAAAGACCGTGTGCTGGCGATAGTCACCAGCGTCGGCGCGTTTGTGGCTTCCGCCACGCAGATTTTGTTCGGCGCCATCAGCGACCGCAGCCGCCATCCGATGGGCAGGCGCAGACCCTACCTGATTGTCGGCACGCTGCTGACCACCGCCGGACTGTTCCTCTTTCCCGCCGCGCGCACCGTGTGGACTCTGCTCGGCGTGTATATTGTCATTCAGTTCTTCCTCAACGTCGCCAACGGACCCTATCAGGCGTTGATACCCGACCGCATCCCGTGGCAGTACCACGGCACGGCGTCGGCGTGGATGGGCGTGTGTACGCTCTTGGGGCGCATCGGGGGACCCTTTGCCGCCAGCCTGTTGCTCGGCTCGGAGCAAGGACTGTTCTGGCTGATGGTACTGTTCGCGGTCTTCCTGAACGCTTTCATGCTGCTCAATGTCTGGCTGATTCGCGAAGAGCCGTATACGGGACACTCGCCCACGCTGTGGGAGTCAATTGCTTCCAGCTACCGTGTCCCGCTGAAGCCCTATCCCAGCTTCGTCTGGTTACTGATTAGCCGCCTCGCCATCATGATGGGCATCTACACGGTGAACTTCTGCCTGCTGTACTATCTGCGGGACACGCTCGGCTACCGCAGGGAGGCGTTCAGTCTGATTACCAACTTCATGATACTCTCCACCATCACCGGCATTTTGGGCACTCTTCCCGCAGGCAAGCTGGCGGATCGCTACAGCAAGCGGCTCATTCTCGCTCTTTCCTGCCTGATCTGCCTGCTGGCGGGGATGGGCTTTCTGTTCGCGAAAGATTTGACGGTCGTCTACATCGCCGTCGGCATCTTCGGGGCGGGATTTGGTGTGTTTCAGGCGGTGGACTGGGCACTGGCGTGCAACCTGCTTCCGCAGGAGGCTCCCGCCAAGTATATGGGCGTGTGGGGTATTGCCGACACGTTGCCGCAGGTGGTCGCGCCGCTCATCGCCGGACCGATTGCCTATGTGGTGAACACGCAGGTCGAGATGGGGGTGGGCTATCGGGTGTTAATGGTGCTGGCGATGGTGTACTGGGCATTGGGCACAGTGGCTATTCGGTTCATTCGGGAACGCAGTCAGTTGGAGGGAACTATTATCGCACACGCAGATTCCGAACTCGAATAGAATCCTCAAGATGGACAGAGCACCGGCACTGTGGGTAGGTATTGACCTTGCGTGGG
This region of Bacillota bacterium genomic DNA includes:
- a CDS encoding CTP synthase, producing the protein MTKYIFVTGGVVSSIGKGITVASLGRLLRSRGFKVAPLKFDPYINVDAGTMNPYQHGEVFVTDDGAETDLDLGHYERFIDVDLTRHSNVTTGNIYNAVISKERRGDYLGATVQVIPHITNEIQDRIVLVGKEHNADVVIAEIGGTVGDIEGLPFLEAIRQFKKRAGAENVMYIHVTLIPFVGPWGEVKTKPTQHSVIKLREIGIQPDILVCRTKVPISDEMKEKISLFCDVEKEAVIEAMDTENIYEVPLRLEELGLANLVVRRLGLPEHSPDLEDWRKMVEVMQRPRYNLYVAVVGKYTGNGDAYISIAEALKHAGIANNARVNIRWIDSEGLEKAPDVVQHLKGFDGIIVAGGFGVRGLEGKIAAIRYARENRIPFLGLCLGLQMAVVEFARNACGLYGAHSEEADPDTPHPVIHLLPEQKEVADKGATMRLGAYPCRIMQRTRAAKLYRDAVVYERHRHRYEVNNEYRERLAEYGMVFSGVSPDYRLVEIIELEGHPFFMATQFHPEFRSRPNRPHPLFVGFIKAALDKSGHRRWEGDESAAAAMQVQVQPEPCDDGRPLKENLLELEEA
- a CDS encoding AEC family transporter, with the translated sequence MNVFWVVMSLFLVLFTGYLLKRRGILQDTDTSVINRLIMDFTLPAFVFHALYQQRVTADMVHAAWLFGMLQVLVMGLLWLPARLLRFPRPVIGTFLLTAVYGNTGFLGYPVVQAIFGKTEGAMAAAVVYDQLSMALPVYTVGIAVAMHYGSKHDTSWREMLRFFTTPTFVVLVGTLVVNALRVPVPLFISHAAQLVAGATVPLVLLSLGLMLEPAHLRANRYYLPMVLILLTKMALFPWLMWLATGWVGVQGIARLVAVTESAMPSAMVNAVITERYGCDHQLATLVIVIGTLLTIVVLPVVVTLLGMG
- a CDS encoding MFS transporter; the encoded protein is MKPTLRDYFGISLFWFALSFFWGAVLILVLPDRVEQLVGSQEKDRVLAIVTSVGAFVASATQILFGAISDRSRHPMGRRRPYLIVGTLLTTAGLFLFPAARTVWTLLGVYIVIQFFLNVANGPYQALIPDRIPWQYHGTASAWMGVCTLLGRIGGPFAASLLLGSEQGLFWLMVLFAVFLNAFMLLNVWLIREEPYTGHSPTLWESIASSYRVPLKPYPSFVWLLISRLAIMMGIYTVNFCLLYYLRDTLGYRREAFSLITNFMILSTITGILGTLPAGKLADRYSKRLILALSCLICLLAGMGFLFAKDLTVVYIAVGIFGAGFGVFQAVDWALACNLLPQEAPAKYMGVWGIADTLPQVVAPLIAGPIAYVVNTQVEMGVGYRVLMVLAMVYWALGTVAIRFIRERSQLEGTIIAHADSELE